A portion of the Micromonospora vinacea genome contains these proteins:
- a CDS encoding phosphatase PAP2 family protein, translated as MSIGSLYSVGRSTPGPARPLPHARAVVPLGLRLLAAALCGLFALALTGAVFVRTDSGQWLDGVLLPRAERGGGYEQQTVLVDPAKSVLATFGDPTLIAVLLGVVLLVGVLRRRLVAGVVGVGMVVCAVLVASAVKSALPRPDLQIESSTTHNSFPSGHVAAATALLLAFMLVLPGWARRWLAVPGAAGVSVIASATMIAGWHRFSDVLGGVLLGVTVFCLAAAALAAWPGDRDAAGGADGGSLWRRLAETAVGLVVLVWALVVVVPGLAASVQRGLLVAIVAAAASTMFLVGAVVFLVRSTDFAVPLSPQSPESSPSTETRNIS; from the coding sequence ATGTCCATCGGATCGTTGTACTCCGTCGGGCGGTCGACGCCCGGTCCGGCGCGACCGCTGCCCCACGCCCGCGCGGTAGTGCCACTGGGGCTTCGGCTGCTCGCGGCGGCGCTCTGCGGTCTGTTCGCCCTGGCCCTCACCGGCGCCGTCTTCGTGCGGACGGATTCGGGGCAGTGGCTGGACGGGGTGCTCCTGCCGCGCGCCGAGCGGGGCGGAGGGTACGAACAGCAGACCGTGTTGGTGGATCCGGCCAAGAGTGTGCTGGCCACCTTCGGCGACCCGACCCTGATCGCGGTCCTGCTCGGCGTGGTGCTGCTGGTGGGTGTGCTCCGCCGGCGGCTGGTCGCCGGGGTCGTCGGCGTGGGCATGGTCGTCTGCGCGGTGCTGGTGGCCAGCGCGGTGAAGTCGGCGCTGCCCCGCCCGGACCTGCAGATCGAGAGTTCCACCACCCACAACAGCTTCCCCAGCGGCCATGTCGCGGCGGCGACCGCCCTGCTGCTGGCGTTCATGCTGGTCCTGCCGGGGTGGGCCCGAAGGTGGCTGGCGGTGCCGGGCGCGGCGGGTGTCTCGGTGATCGCCTCCGCCACGATGATCGCGGGCTGGCACCGGTTCAGTGACGTGCTCGGTGGCGTACTGCTGGGGGTGACGGTGTTCTGCCTGGCCGCAGCCGCGTTGGCGGCCTGGCCCGGCGACCGCGACGCGGCCGGCGGTGCGGACGGCGGCAGCCTCTGGCGCAGGCTGGCCGAGACGGCAGTCGGGCTGGTCGTGCTGGTCTGGGCGCTGGTGGTGGTAGTGCCCGGCCTGGCCGCGTCGGTGCAGCGCGGCTTGCTGGTCGCCATCGTGGCAGCGGCCGCGTCGACGATGTTCCTGGTGGGAGCTGTGGTGTTCCTGGTGCGTTCGACGGATTTCGCGGTGCCGCTCTCCCCGCAGAGCCCTGAGTCGTCGCCATCGACCGAAACCCGAAACATCTCATGA
- a CDS encoding winged helix-turn-helix domain-containing protein: MQGIPVASLVIGIASSPAERRHLARLLGGSDAFLIVSTVDQAREFLGVVEAPPAPAPPTTVALAEVAPSPQPPPPDLAVDSDRRVLRWRDQEIDLTRLEHDVLLCLVHAPGQVWTYERLHLEVWGNRHLGRGSDMHSVVRRVRGKLARLNAAATIHSVRGVGFRLAPV, translated from the coding sequence ATGCAGGGAATTCCAGTCGCCAGCCTGGTCATCGGCATCGCATCCTCGCCGGCCGAGCGGCGACATCTGGCCCGGCTGCTCGGTGGCAGTGACGCCTTCCTGATCGTCTCGACCGTCGACCAGGCACGAGAGTTCCTCGGGGTGGTCGAGGCGCCTCCCGCCCCGGCTCCCCCGACCACTGTGGCACTCGCCGAGGTGGCACCGAGCCCACAGCCACCGCCACCGGACCTGGCCGTCGACTCCGACCGCCGGGTGCTGCGCTGGCGCGACCAGGAGATCGACCTGACCCGGTTGGAGCACGACGTGCTGCTCTGCCTGGTGCACGCGCCCGGTCAGGTCTGGACCTACGAGCGCCTGCACCTTGAGGTCTGGGGCAACCGGCACCTCGGCCGGGGCTCCGACATGCACTCGGTGGTCCGCCGGGTGCGCGGCAAGCTGGCCCGGCTCAACGCCGCGGCGACGATCCACTCGGTGCGCGGCGTCGGCTTCCGGCTCGCCCCCGTCTGA
- a CDS encoding S8 family serine peptidase: MATISSGAQAAPGGAMGAGAPAGDKIRPELAKQLQAKSEGDFWIRFKDRADLSKASAIKDWSKRGTAVADALRKTAAASQGKIRADLDSSGTKYQTFWATNAIKVNSGSLAMAQKFAGHSEVEGLYAPVAYKVPETTKGTDEKTVNALEWGIANINADDVWSQYGVKGEGITIANIDTGVQFNHPALVNSYRGNNGDGTFDHNYNWFNAANATGACATAPCDGDGHGTHTMGTMAGSDGANQIGVAPGVKWIAANGCCPSDAALVESGQWMLEPLDLNGQNADASKRPNIINNSWGTRDPSNEPFMEDVTDAWTASGIFGTWSNGNSGPACQTSGSPGSLVSNYSTGAYDVNNNVAGFSSRGAGQNGEIKPNISAPGVNVRSSIPGNAYGSISGTSMAAPHLAGAIALLYSAAPSLVGDVNATRALLNGAAIDEADDQCGGTAADNNVYGEGRLDALALLNAAPTGDIGTLTGTVTDATSGAPIAGATVTLTGPSARELTTGADGKFSTQLPTGDYQVAVAAFGYGSTTKTATVAKGATTTLNVALTAVPSVNVTGAVTDGSGHGWPLYAKVTVTGVSGVYDYTTPSNGRYSIKLPSGQTYTLKYESQYPGYQTVTKEVVVGSGNATANVAVPVDSSVCTTAPGYTTGSDGEYETFDATTTPAGWTVVDNAGSGQVWKFTDDGDRGNLTGGTGNFAMIDSDAYGAGTSQDTSLVSPVVDLTSVTAPVIRFNQDFNQLNDDTADVDLSIDGGATWTNVLRQETDVRGPKLTEIPIPQAAGKAQVQVRFHYYDASYEWWWEVDNVLIGSQVTCVPLDGGLVVGNVRDKNDDSYVNGATVTSKDRPAEKAVTVATPDDPGLADGFYWIYSSLTGEHPFTATAGNYVSQTKPVDVEADWATTANFQLAAGRLSVTPTQLSATLQMPNGKTSKSFTVTNTGGAPVEVKFGERDNGFELLRADGSTVTRQQVLGSSGAPEQRLTVPTSFAAKASGKEAKAAAAAADPQAAPWTDIANYPATIMDNRVVNLDGKVYSLGGGDGEASTTKNYAYDPAAQTWTAIADLPGARNAVTAGVVNGKIIVSGGWADAGPDSATWSYDPGANTWTELADNPAPRAAAGQAVVDGKLYAVGGCTTAACLPMSNSVVRYDPTSDTWETLANYPKSVAFASCGGIDGVLYCTGGNDGSVAQKSSYAFDPGANTWTAVADAPADNWASSYAVASGKLLVVGGSQGGAISNAGFAFDPAAGSWSNLPNSNTARYRGGAACGFYKIGGSSGSFNAAPDSEVLPGFEGCSESAADVSWMTIDKSAVTLAPGAKVTVTVGLTANVDQPGTYSGAVAISENTPYSVAPVAVTMTANPPKTWGKLMGTVTGTSCQGATSPLTGAVVQVDSWAASYTFATDAEGKYAYWVDRRNNPLTMIVAKDGWKPQTRQTRIDTATPTVENFGLAPIRC, translated from the coding sequence TTGGCCACCATCAGCTCGGGCGCGCAGGCCGCGCCGGGCGGTGCGATGGGGGCGGGCGCCCCGGCAGGGGACAAGATCCGACCGGAGCTCGCCAAGCAGCTCCAGGCCAAGAGTGAAGGGGACTTCTGGATCCGGTTCAAGGACCGGGCGGACCTGAGCAAGGCCAGCGCGATCAAGGACTGGTCGAAGCGGGGCACGGCGGTGGCGGACGCGCTGCGCAAGACCGCCGCCGCGAGCCAGGGCAAGATCCGGGCCGACCTCGACAGCTCGGGCACCAAGTACCAGACCTTCTGGGCCACCAACGCCATCAAGGTGAACAGCGGTTCGCTGGCGATGGCCCAGAAGTTCGCCGGGCACTCGGAGGTCGAAGGCCTCTACGCGCCCGTCGCGTACAAGGTGCCGGAGACGACCAAGGGCACCGACGAGAAGACCGTGAACGCCCTGGAGTGGGGCATCGCCAACATCAACGCCGACGACGTCTGGTCCCAGTACGGCGTCAAGGGCGAGGGCATCACCATCGCGAACATCGACACCGGGGTGCAGTTCAACCACCCGGCGCTGGTGAACTCCTACCGTGGCAACAACGGTGACGGGACGTTCGACCACAACTACAACTGGTTCAACGCCGCCAACGCCACCGGCGCCTGCGCCACCGCCCCGTGCGACGGCGACGGCCACGGTACGCACACGATGGGCACCATGGCCGGCTCCGACGGCGCGAACCAGATCGGTGTCGCCCCCGGGGTGAAGTGGATCGCGGCGAACGGTTGCTGCCCCAGTGACGCCGCTCTGGTCGAATCCGGTCAGTGGATGCTCGAGCCGCTGGACCTCAACGGTCAGAACGCGGACGCGAGCAAGCGACCGAACATCATCAACAACTCGTGGGGCACCCGGGACCCGTCCAACGAGCCGTTCATGGAGGACGTGACGGACGCCTGGACCGCGTCCGGGATCTTCGGTACCTGGTCCAACGGCAACAGCGGACCGGCCTGCCAGACCAGTGGCTCGCCAGGCAGCCTCGTCAGCAACTACTCCACCGGCGCGTACGACGTCAACAACAACGTCGCCGGTTTCTCCTCCCGCGGCGCCGGTCAGAACGGTGAGATCAAGCCCAACATCTCGGCGCCGGGTGTGAACGTCCGGTCGAGCATCCCAGGCAACGCCTACGGCAGCATCAGCGGCACCTCGATGGCCGCACCGCACCTCGCGGGCGCGATCGCGCTGCTGTACTCGGCGGCGCCGTCGCTGGTCGGTGACGTCAACGCGACCCGCGCGCTGCTCAACGGCGCCGCGATCGACGAGGCCGACGACCAGTGTGGCGGCACCGCCGCCGACAACAACGTCTACGGCGAAGGACGACTGGACGCCCTCGCGCTGCTCAACGCCGCCCCGACCGGCGACATCGGCACGCTGACCGGCACTGTCACCGACGCGACCTCCGGCGCCCCGATCGCCGGCGCGACAGTGACGCTCACCGGCCCGTCCGCGCGTGAGCTGACCACCGGTGCCGACGGCAAGTTCTCCACCCAACTCCCCACCGGCGACTACCAGGTCGCCGTCGCGGCGTTCGGCTACGGCAGCACCACCAAGACGGCAACTGTCGCCAAGGGCGCCACCACGACGCTCAACGTCGCCCTCACGGCGGTGCCCAGTGTCAACGTCACCGGAGCGGTCACCGACGGCTCCGGCCACGGCTGGCCGCTGTACGCGAAGGTGACAGTGACGGGCGTGTCCGGTGTCTACGACTACACCACCCCGTCGAACGGCCGCTACAGCATCAAGCTGCCGTCCGGGCAGACGTACACCCTGAAGTACGAGTCGCAGTACCCCGGCTACCAGACCGTCACCAAGGAGGTCGTGGTCGGCTCGGGCAACGCGACCGCCAACGTCGCCGTGCCGGTGGACAGCAGCGTCTGCACCACCGCGCCCGGATACACGACCGGCTCCGACGGTGAGTACGAGACCTTCGACGCCACTACCACGCCGGCCGGCTGGACCGTCGTGGACAACGCGGGCAGCGGTCAGGTCTGGAAGTTCACCGACGACGGCGACCGGGGCAACCTGACCGGCGGCACCGGCAACTTCGCGATGATCGACAGCGACGCCTACGGAGCGGGCACCAGCCAGGACACCTCCCTGGTCAGCCCGGTGGTCGACCTGACCAGCGTCACGGCCCCTGTCATCCGGTTCAACCAGGACTTCAACCAGCTCAACGACGACACCGCCGACGTGGACCTCAGCATCGACGGCGGTGCCACCTGGACCAACGTGCTCCGGCAGGAGACCGACGTCCGGGGACCGAAGCTGACCGAGATCCCGATCCCGCAGGCCGCCGGCAAGGCGCAGGTGCAGGTCCGGTTCCACTACTACGACGCTTCGTACGAGTGGTGGTGGGAGGTCGACAACGTCCTGATCGGCAGCCAGGTCACCTGCGTGCCGCTCGACGGCGGTCTGGTCGTCGGCAACGTCCGCGACAAGAACGACGACAGCTACGTCAACGGCGCGACAGTCACCAGCAAGGACCGGCCCGCGGAGAAGGCCGTCACCGTGGCGACCCCCGACGACCCGGGGCTGGCCGACGGCTTCTACTGGATCTACTCGTCGCTGACCGGCGAGCACCCGTTCACGGCGACCGCCGGCAACTACGTCAGCCAGACCAAGCCTGTCGACGTCGAGGCCGACTGGGCGACCACCGCGAACTTCCAGCTCGCGGCCGGCCGGCTGTCGGTGACCCCGACGCAGCTGAGCGCGACGCTCCAGATGCCCAACGGCAAGACCAGCAAGTCGTTCACGGTGACCAACACCGGCGGCGCGCCGGTCGAGGTCAAGTTCGGTGAGCGGGACAACGGATTCGAGCTTCTGCGGGCGGACGGCTCCACTGTCACCCGGCAGCAGGTGCTCGGGTCCAGCGGCGCACCGGAGCAGCGGCTCACCGTACCGACGTCGTTCGCCGCCAAGGCGTCCGGCAAGGAGGCCAAGGCGGCTGCCGCGGCGGCCGACCCGCAGGCGGCGCCGTGGACCGACATCGCCAACTACCCGGCCACGATCATGGACAACCGGGTGGTGAACCTGGACGGCAAGGTGTACTCGCTCGGTGGCGGCGACGGTGAGGCCTCCACCACCAAGAACTACGCCTACGACCCGGCCGCGCAGACCTGGACGGCGATCGCCGACCTTCCCGGCGCACGTAACGCAGTGACCGCGGGCGTGGTGAACGGCAAGATCATTGTCAGCGGTGGCTGGGCCGACGCAGGCCCGGACTCCGCCACCTGGTCGTACGACCCGGGGGCCAACACCTGGACCGAGCTGGCCGACAACCCGGCGCCGCGGGCCGCGGCCGGCCAGGCCGTCGTCGACGGCAAGCTGTACGCGGTCGGGGGCTGCACGACGGCGGCCTGCCTGCCGATGTCGAACAGCGTCGTCCGGTACGACCCGACCAGTGACACCTGGGAGACGTTGGCCAACTACCCGAAGTCGGTGGCCTTCGCCTCCTGCGGCGGGATCGACGGTGTCCTCTACTGCACCGGCGGCAACGACGGTTCCGTCGCGCAGAAGTCCAGCTACGCCTTCGACCCGGGTGCCAACACGTGGACCGCCGTCGCCGACGCGCCGGCCGACAACTGGGCCAGCTCGTACGCCGTGGCCAGCGGCAAGCTCCTCGTCGTCGGCGGTTCGCAGGGTGGAGCCATCAGCAACGCCGGCTTCGCCTTCGACCCGGCCGCCGGTTCGTGGTCCAACCTGCCGAACTCCAACACCGCGCGGTACCGCGGCGGCGCGGCGTGCGGCTTCTACAAGATCGGCGGCTCGTCCGGCAGCTTCAACGCGGCTCCGGACAGCGAGGTGCTCCCGGGCTTCGAGGGATGCTCCGAGTCGGCGGCCGACGTCAGCTGGATGACCATCGACAAGTCGGCGGTCACCCTCGCACCGGGTGCGAAGGTCACTGTCACCGTCGGCCTGACGGCGAACGTGGACCAGCCGGGCACCTACTCCGGCGCGGTCGCGATCTCCGAGAACACCCCGTACTCGGTGGCACCGGTCGCGGTGACCATGACCGCGAACCCCCCGAAGACCTGGGGCAAGCTCATGGGTACGGTCACCGGCACCAGCTGCCAGGGTGCGACATCGCCGCTGACCGGCGCTGTCGTACAGGTCGACTCGTGGGCGGCGTCGTACACCTTCGCCACCGATGCCGAGGGCAAGTACGCCTACTGGGTGGACCGCCGCAACAACCCGCTCACGATGATCGTGGCCAAGGACGGCTGGAAGCCGCAGACCCGTCAGACCAGGATCGACACCGCCACTCCGACCGTGGAGAACTTCGGGTTGGCGCCCATCAGGTGCTGA
- a CDS encoding winged helix-turn-helix domain-containing protein, translating into MAEDEATVNRGDPADEPFPLLIAVTPSPAERIRLAELLDGIAPLLLVADLDELRRLIAAPQQVAAPSEPAPVAALVIDSARSSARCGEREIDLTRLEHDLLTCLVTEPARVWSYAELHRSVWGDEGRERKADVQSLVKRLRRKLHDLGTGATIDVVRGVGLRLTDHQQARVERA; encoded by the coding sequence GTGGCCGAGGACGAGGCAACGGTGAACAGGGGTGATCCGGCCGACGAGCCGTTCCCACTGCTGATCGCGGTGACCCCGTCGCCGGCCGAGCGCATCCGGCTCGCAGAGCTTCTCGACGGCATCGCACCGCTGCTGCTGGTCGCCGACCTCGACGAGCTGCGCCGCCTGATCGCCGCTCCGCAGCAGGTCGCGGCCCCGTCCGAACCGGCGCCGGTCGCCGCCCTGGTGATCGACTCGGCCCGCTCCAGCGCCCGCTGCGGTGAGCGTGAAATCGACCTCACCCGCCTGGAGCACGACCTGCTGACCTGCCTGGTCACCGAACCGGCCCGGGTCTGGAGCTACGCCGAGCTGCACCGGTCGGTCTGGGGTGACGAGGGGCGCGAACGCAAGGCGGACGTGCAGTCGCTGGTCAAGCGGCTGCGCCGCAAGCTGCACGACCTGGGCACCGGGGCGACCATCGATGTCGTCCGCGGGGTGGGGCTGCGGCTGACCGATCACCAGCAGGCGCGGGTCGAACGAGCCTGA
- a CDS encoding VOC family protein gives MAFPNPSTVSIGLKKAAHVGIAVSDLDRSVAFYQALLGAEPVVRDESMHGAGFAQSQGLPTTKLRYATFNLDNLGIDLIQFQEPVGDAAQVAANRPGSMHLCFHVDDVRAVYDRMNEAGFEFLGQPYTFASGEVEPPAAVGTDVAYFNDPDGTNLEIIAPKGGFARSE, from the coding sequence ATGGCATTCCCCAATCCCTCGACCGTGTCCATCGGGCTGAAGAAGGCCGCGCACGTCGGGATCGCGGTGAGTGACCTCGACCGCTCGGTCGCGTTCTACCAGGCCCTGCTCGGCGCGGAACCGGTCGTCCGGGACGAGAGCATGCACGGCGCCGGGTTCGCGCAGTCACAGGGGCTACCGACGACGAAGCTGCGGTACGCCACGTTCAACCTCGACAACCTCGGCATCGACCTGATCCAGTTCCAGGAGCCGGTCGGAGACGCCGCCCAGGTGGCTGCCAACCGGCCGGGCTCGATGCACCTGTGCTTCCACGTCGACGACGTGCGCGCGGTCTACGACCGGATGAACGAGGCCGGGTTCGAGTTCCTCGGGCAGCCGTACACGTTCGCGTCCGGCGAGGTGGAGCCGCCGGCGGCGGTCGGCACCGATGTCGCGTACTTCAACGATCCGGACGGGACGAACCTGGAGATCATCGCGCCGAAGGGTGGCTTCGCCCGCAGCGAGTGA
- a CDS encoding AurF N-oxygenase family protein, whose protein sequence is MEAAETGRAAVAERLLTSSLRTSYDPTVEIDWDAPHTPGAYWLPPQRSSLYGTPLWEQFSEEQRVELTKHEVASAASAGLWFETILMQMLIREYYRADPTSRQAQYALTEVADECRHSIMFGRLIEATGCPVYRANTVDHHLGRFLKATASGPRMYAAILIAEEILDAFQREIMADESLQPLIRMVSRIHVVEEARHVRFAREELAAAVAATGPVGMAYARLLVGRAAYTIANRLVHPDAYSAVGIAPAVGRAAARANPHWRATLRWSAARVHDHLAGVGLVAGPGRLLWARAGLI, encoded by the coding sequence ATGGAGGCGGCGGAAACCGGGCGTGCGGCGGTCGCCGAGCGACTGCTCACGTCCTCACTACGGACCAGCTACGACCCCACCGTCGAGATCGACTGGGACGCACCGCACACCCCCGGCGCCTACTGGCTCCCGCCACAGCGCAGCAGCCTCTACGGCACGCCACTGTGGGAGCAGTTCAGCGAGGAACAGCGCGTCGAGCTCACCAAGCACGAGGTGGCCAGCGCGGCCAGCGCCGGGCTGTGGTTCGAGACGATCCTCATGCAGATGCTGATCCGGGAGTACTACCGCGCCGACCCGACGAGCCGGCAGGCCCAGTACGCGTTGACCGAGGTCGCCGACGAGTGCCGGCACTCCATCATGTTCGGCCGGCTGATCGAGGCGACGGGTTGTCCGGTCTACCGCGCGAACACCGTCGACCACCACCTCGGGCGCTTCCTCAAGGCCACCGCCAGCGGCCCCCGGATGTACGCGGCGATCCTCATCGCCGAGGAGATCCTCGACGCGTTCCAGCGCGAGATCATGGCGGACGAGTCGCTCCAGCCGCTCATCCGGATGGTCTCCCGCATCCACGTGGTGGAGGAGGCACGACACGTCCGGTTCGCCCGCGAGGAGTTGGCCGCCGCGGTCGCGGCCACCGGCCCGGTGGGCATGGCGTACGCCCGACTGTTGGTCGGTCGCGCCGCCTACACGATCGCCAACCGCCTGGTCCACCCCGACGCGTACTCGGCGGTGGGCATTGCGCCGGCGGTCGGTCGTGCCGCCGCCCGCGCCAACCCGCATTGGCGTGCCACCCTGCGCTGGTCGGCGGCGCGGGTGCACGACCACCTGGCGGGCGTCGGCCTGGTGGCTGGGCCGGGACGCCTGCTGTGGGCCCGGGCCGGGCTGATCTGA
- a CDS encoding TetR family transcriptional regulator — translation MQSPLTDVNASDPPATPPDGDPKAKRNGRRDRWADHREQRRQELVGAAVQALLRHGPEADMEQVAAAAGVSKPVLYRYFADKSQLWVAVSEVVAARMVDTIAPAIEQVREERDLVEATIDAYLGVIESEPRLYRFLMHQSGDPAIHQVIAGTSRQVAAGLARVIGDRLRTLGLDAGPAEPWAYGLVGFVQAVGDWWTTHGQPISRGALTDYLTALLWSGIEGVRASADLPHELTRAHERIVP, via the coding sequence ATGCAATCGCCGCTCACCGATGTCAATGCATCCGATCCGCCGGCCACGCCCCCCGACGGCGATCCGAAGGCGAAGCGCAACGGCCGCCGAGACCGCTGGGCGGACCATCGTGAGCAACGACGGCAGGAGCTGGTCGGGGCCGCCGTGCAGGCGCTGCTGCGGCACGGGCCGGAGGCCGACATGGAACAGGTGGCAGCCGCCGCGGGCGTCAGCAAACCGGTCCTGTACCGCTACTTCGCCGACAAGTCGCAGCTCTGGGTCGCGGTCAGCGAGGTGGTGGCAGCCCGGATGGTCGACACCATCGCGCCCGCCATCGAACAGGTCCGCGAGGAACGTGACCTGGTCGAGGCGACGATCGACGCCTACCTGGGCGTGATCGAGTCGGAGCCGAGGCTCTACCGGTTCCTGATGCACCAGTCCGGCGACCCCGCCATCCACCAGGTTATCGCCGGCACCAGCCGGCAGGTGGCCGCCGGGCTCGCCCGGGTGATCGGCGACCGGCTACGTACGCTCGGCCTGGACGCCGGTCCCGCCGAGCCCTGGGCGTACGGCCTGGTGGGCTTCGTGCAGGCGGTCGGCGACTGGTGGACCACGCACGGCCAGCCGATCAGCCGCGGCGCCCTCACCGACTACCTGACCGCTCTGCTGTGGAGCGGCATCGAGGGGGTGCGGGCCAGCGCCGACCTGCCGCACGAACTCACCCGCGCCCACGAGCGGATCGTGCCATGA
- a CDS encoding DUF4873 domain-containing protein, giving the protein MSYHGPAGVEGTPVRVHLTGRWEPVDGRFHWGGRIEPEPRMAHLLRSGRRDVELRIADRVRAARLSEVDPWGGVRITGVGDAPWPPVADLSSAPGLTEE; this is encoded by the coding sequence ATGAGTTACCACGGCCCGGCGGGTGTCGAGGGCACCCCGGTCCGGGTGCACCTCACCGGGCGGTGGGAGCCGGTCGACGGCCGCTTCCACTGGGGCGGGCGGATCGAGCCCGAACCACGGATGGCCCACCTGCTGCGCTCCGGCCGGCGCGACGTCGAGTTACGCATCGCCGACCGCGTCCGGGCGGCCCGACTGTCCGAGGTCGATCCGTGGGGCGGCGTACGCATCACCGGCGTGGGCGACGCCCCCTGGCCGCCCGTGGCCGACCTCAGTTCCGCGCCCGGCCTCACGGAGGAGTGA